AGCTATCAATTTGGTACAACAGAAGTATTAAAAAACTTAGATTTACAAGTAAAAGAAAATGAAATTATTTGTTTACTTGGTGCGAGTGGCTGTGGAAAAACAACGCTTTTAAAAGCTATTGCAGGTTTACTGGAAATCAAGCAAGGCACTATTACTCTTGCCAATCAAAATTTGAATACTGTTGCAGTGGAAAATCGACAAATTGGCTTTATTTTTCAAGATTATGCGCTTTTTCCACATTTAACGGTAGCTGAAAATATTCAATTTGGATTAAGCAAACTTTCCAAAAAAGAGCAACAATTTGCTACTGAGCGAGTGTTAGAAACTGTTAAATTACAAGGTTTTGAAAAACGTTATCCTTACGAGTTATCAGGCGGACAACAACAGCGAGTGGCGATTGCTCGCTCATTGGTTTGTAACCCTAAATTACTGTTACTTGATGAACCTTTTTCCAACATTGATACCCAAACTCGTTATGAGATGATTGATGAAATTAAAGCGATTTTAAAAAGTCAAAATGTCCCCGCTATTTTTGTGACTCACAGTAAAGAAGAGGCTTTTGCTTTTGCAGATCGTATTGCAATTATGGATCAAGGTAAAATTGTACAATATGAAACGCCAACAACCCTTTATAGTAAACCCCATAATAAATTTGTGGCGGATTTTTTAGGTGAAACGAATTATTTAGATTGTGAAGTGATAGATGAACATCACTTAAATACCATTTTAGATAAACACTATTTTGATAAAATTAATTATTCAAAAGGAAAATATCAATGGCTTGTTCGTCCTGAACAAATCGCAATAAATCTTAATTCTCAAAGCAAGGGGAAAGTGATTAAAAAATTATTTTTAGGACAACAATATCGCTATAATATTGCAATAAATGAATTATATCTTACCGCTTACCATCGCCAAGATATTCCTATTGGAACGATGGTTGATGTTGGGGTTATTTGTGATGAGGTAGTGTTGTTGAACTTTTAAAGAAACAGTCTCAAACAAAAGGGGAGTTTTATTTCCCCCTTTTCCTTTGAATAGTAAAATATTATTCTAAAATATAAACTTCCGTTGTATGATGAGGCTTCTGTTCTTCCTCTGGAGGAAGCGTCATATAATCGCCATAATACATTGTTAAATGTTCGTGATATCCTTTCATTACAGGGTATTTCTCACCCTCAAAGTCAACATAAACTACATCATCAAAATAGTTTTTCGGCATATAAGATTTTTTCCAACCACCATAATCAGATAACACTAAACCTATATGGTCAGCTTTTTCAATAGGATAGTTTTTTTGAAACAGAGTTAAATTTTCTGTCATTTTATTAAACAAATAATGGGATAAAGTTGAAAAGATCTTACCGCTTATAGATCCCTCTTTTGCTCTTTTCCATCTTTTTTTACAAGAAGAAAACCGTAATTTAAGGCGTCTGTGCTTTTTCATCATTTTATAAAGAATATCTGGATTATTTGGTACAGCATCATAAATGAAAATATCAATAAAAATACCTGATTTTCTACCTTTAGGATCAACTAAGAGGGTGTTTTCATCAAAAATTTTAGTCATTTCTCCACAAAATTGCCCCTCAATATCTTCCGCAAGAGAAATACTATACTGTTTATGGTCATTTTGACTTTGCCAAATATTTACAAACTTTTGGTATTCATCACGACACATATAAACATCAATATCATCATCCCAAGGAATAAAACCGCTATGACGAATTGCACCTATTAAAGTGCCACCACCTAAAGAGTAGACGATATTATTCTCTCTACAAATCATATCAAAATATTTCAATATATCTAATGCAATTAGTTGATGCTCTCTTAAATTAATTTTTTTCATTCTTTTTTCCTACTAAATTATTCAAAATAAAATTATATTGAATTAAATTATCCATTTCATATCCCTCTGATAACGGTATTTGCTCAGTAGTGACATTGAGTTCTTGAATTATTTCCATTGGAATATTATCCCAATAAAGTTTAGGGTTTAATAAGGTATCTTTTTCAAGATAATTCATAAACTCGTCCTTTATTTTGTCACAATCAGGTTTTGCCCAATAAGAAATACCGAGTAAACTTGGTTCGCACTCGTTGGTTACTTTAATTTGTCTCACCTTGTTTGATGATAATACTGGCACCCATTCTTTATCACTACTATTAGGGCGTTCTATTACAAAATAACAACTTTGCTCTCGTTGTTTTTTAAAGATATTTTTAAATAACACAACATCGGAATCGATCACATAGCTATTATTAAAATAATTCATTGCCTGATAAAAAGAGTAAATATTATTATATTCACGGTATTTATCATTTTTTAACAAGTGGCAACCATATTTATCGGATAAATAACTAAATTGCTCTGCAAGATGTCCTGTAACAATATAAATATCCGTAATTCCTGCTTCGTGTAGATATATAATCGTTCTTTCAATATTAGGAATACCATTGATAGGTAACAGTGCTTTATGTGTTTTTTGTGTAATATCTTTAAAGCGACTGCCTAATCCTGCTGCTAATATAATCGCATTCATAATTTTTCTCGCTTATCTTTGAGGGTAATAGTTGTACCTACAACAACTCCTATTGTGAGCAGTACTATTGATATATTCATTTCTGTTCTTCCCAATATCACACTTAGTAACACAATCCAAAATCCATAAGTGATATTTAACATCATTGCTCTAATTGGTTTAATCAAATAAATGGCTTGATAATAAAGCAAATAAGAGAGCATTGAAGAAGAAAATATAAGACCTAACAGAAAAACAAAATGAGACTCTGTAAAGGATTTAAACAGTGTGGCGGTATCTAATTCAAAAAAGAACAACAAAAACAAATAACCTAAACTCGCCCCTAGCTGTCTAAAAAAATACACAACAGTAGAGGGTAAAAACTGCATTACATAAGATGAAAGCACAATCTCTGCTCCCCAACTTAATGCACTAATAAAGGCAAGCCCTACGCCGAATAATAAAATTTGTGAAGAACTCAAATCAAGGCTTAATAAAAGTGTGCAAAATATCGCTATACTAAAACCGATAATTCCCCACTTTGTCATACGCTCTTTTAAAAATAGAAAAGATAATAATGCCCCAAATACAGGATAAAGAGATGAAATAGGGGCTGCATAGCCCACACCAATATAACTGATTGCTTGTAAGTAGCAAAACATTCCAACTGGACCACCGATTAAACCTGCAATTACTGCTAGTATACCTACTCGTTTATGCTTTATTAATTTATGATGTTGCGGTACTTTTTTATAGCAAAGTAACCCAGCAAATAATAAAGAACCACTTTCAATCAAAAAAAGTAGTGATAATATAATCACTAAGGAAGTAACAAAGGGATAATCTTCATTTAATACTTCATATAGAATCCCGGTGACACCCCAGAGCAAGCCTGATAATAGACCGAATATATAACCGTGATATTTTACCATTCACAATTCTCTTGTTCTTTCCAGTTTTTCATAAATTGAATGGCTCTCTCAATTCTTATTTGTCCGTAATCATCAAAAAATTCGTTATTTTCTTCTTTTACTAATGTCCAAATAAACCATAAAATATCTTGTGTGAATTGATATAAATGAATTTTTTTCAATAACTCGCCATCTTCTTCTCCATCAAAATAGTGGTGTAAGAAAAAGGCTTGCTCTTCTTCATTTAATTTTGATTCAAGTAAAAAAGCAGCAATATCAAACATAGGATCATTCATTCCTGAATATTCCCAATCAATAAAATAAACTGATTGTTGTTTAAGTAAAATATTTTCAGGTACAAGATCATTATGACAAGGTACTAGTACTTTGTTATTAGTTAAGTAAGAACTGATAGATTTCAAAAATAGGAGTAAATCAGGAATATCTTTACTATATTCATAAAATGAATACTTATTTTTTAACAATCCAATATATTTATCTAATTCATTGAAAACATTGAACTCATTAGCAAATTTAACAGTACTACAATGTAATTTTTTTAAAGTTTTGGCAATAAGCTCTAAATTAGAATGTGCTTTGATTGTGGTATGATCTAATGCTGTGCTATCTGATAGATATTTAGTAATCTTGATACCTGAATTAGCATCAATAAAGCAGGTTTCAACATTAAAATGTTGCTCTGACATTAATAAACTATTAACAGATTCATAATCTCGTTCAATGAGTCTTTCTGTCATTGCGCCTGGTATACGAACAACAACATAGTCTATGTGTTTGTTTTCTATACAAACCAAATAATTTTTATTTGTCATTCCACCTAAAAACGAAATATCTTTTATTGCAGAAAATGGCAGAGCTAAATTTTCTCGAACTATTTTTATGATTTCTTTCATCTGATTATAATATTTTTGAAATAAAAAGAGATTAATACCCTTGTAATAAGAGTTGAAATTATATCATAAATACTCCTTGATTCTGTAATTATCCCCAAATAAATTTACAGTGTTAACTGTCTTCGCACAAAACAAAAAACCGCTTATAATATCTATAAGCGGTAAGATTGTATTAAAAATTTGCAATTATAGGATTACATTATCCCTCACAACTACTACAACTTAGTAAATTACGATTAAATACCTGTGCTGCACTCATACTATATTGATAGTAAATAGATTTAACCCCTAATTCTTCAGCGGTTAAATAGAGTTGGTTCAAATCTCTTGCTGGTGTATTAGGATGTACCATTAGGTTAATACTCTGCCCTTGATCAATATACGTCTGACGCTGTGCTGCTTGTTGAATAACACTTAATTGACTGATTTCAGAGAAAGTTTTAAAGACCTCTTTTTCGTGTTCTGATAATTCCGTTAAATGTTGTACTGAGCCATCATTTACCAAAATGCTCTCCCACACTTTTTCATTATCTAACCCTTTCTCTTGCAATAATTTTTCTAAGAAAGGATTTTTATAGACCATTTTTATTTTCGCTAGATCTTTTACATAGTAATTTGATTTAAAGGGTTCAACGGATGGCGATACACTACCTAAAATAAAACTACTTGATTTGGTTGGGGCAATACTCATTAAAGTCGTATTACGACGTCCATACCCTTGTAAAATTTCAGGTTCTCCAAAATATTCAGCCAATTCTTGAGAAGCCTTGAATGTTTTTTGCTGTAGCACTTGAAAAATTTCATTGTTTTTTTGCATTGCCTCAAAACTATCAAAGGCAATATGATTAGCTTGTAAATAACTATGCCAACCCAATACACCTAAACCTAACGCTCGGTGACGTTTTGCAAAGCGATTTGCTTTATCCAAAAATGGCACTGTTGCACTTTTTTCAATAAATTCACTCATTACTGCATCTAAGAAATACGTAAGCACTTCTGGTGCATCAGTATCCTTCCACTCATCAAAATACAGTAGGTTCATTGAAGATAAACAACACACAAAACTCTCTTCTGAATTTGAAGGTAACATAATTTCAGTACACAAATTAGAAGCGTGAATATTCATATTTTTATCTTTATACACATCAGGGCGACCTGCATTGGCATTATCCTTAAAAAATAAATAAGGGATACCTGTTTCTGTTTTACGTTGTAAAATCCTTGCCCACATTTGACGCTTATAAGGATCGCCAGCTTTCATTGATTCAAGCCATTCGTGACCAACACATACGCCATAGTACATCAACTGAATAGGATTACCCTCAGTATGAATATCAAGCCACTCTTCAATATCTGCGTGTTCAATATCAATATAACCTGCAAACTGCCCTTTTCGAGAGGTGCCTTGTGAAATTACATCAATAGTGGTGTCAAATAATTTACTAAAATTAAAGGAACCATCAGATTTTCCATTATTGCTAATATTACTACCACGAGGGCGAATATCACCAAAATAAGCTGAAGTACCACCTCCTGTTTTACTCATCATTCCCACTTCTGCAACGGTAGACATAATATCTGCGATTGAATCACCAATATAACTCCCAAAGCAAGAAATAGGCAAACCACGATCTAAGCCAAAATTAGACCAAATTGGCGAAGAAAGAGAGAAATAACCTCGTGCCATATAATGGTAAAATTTATCTCCAAAGCCTTTAATCTTTAGCTTTTGTTCTGCGTGATCGGCAATATAGCGAATACGCTCTAAGGCGGTAGTTCCCTCTAATAGGTAACCTCGTTGTAAAAATAAACGGCTATCATCATTTAGCCATTCAAAATCAGGTCTTTCGGTATTAAAATAAGTCATCGGCGGTTATCTGCTTCATTTTTTTGCTGTAATCAGTACTACGTTTGTTAAAGAAATCTGTCTCTTTACCAGATAAAATTTCAATATCAAACCACTCTGTTTCTTTTAACAATTCGTTATCCACTTGATAAGGTAGTTCAATACCTAAGGTTGATAATGAATTGTTATAACGGTTAGTGATATAATTTTCTACGGTTTTTAAATCAATAAAATCAAGATCTCCTTCTTCAAAAATCCACATAAGAATATTACGTTCTGCTTCAAGTGCTTGATTCGCTAGTGATTTTAATTCTTCATAAAAATCATCACCAAACAGTTCACTATGTTCATTTCTTAAAATTTCATAAAGTGCAATGCCAAAACGTCCGTGAATTTCCTCTTCTTTTGAGGTTGCTTCAACAGCATTGGAAATCCCTTTAAATAAATTCTTATGTTTATTAAAAGACATCATAATTAAAAACTGTCCAAACAAGGAGATATGTTCCACAAAAAGAGAAAATAATACTAAGGATAAAATAAACTGTTCTTTCCCTTCTTCTTTTTCTCGCATAAATTCTTCCATATAATTTATACGATCCATAAGCGGTTGAATTTCTGTAATATTTGCAAACATATCATTCAAACCCAACTTTTCGAGTAAAAAAGAATAAGCATCTTTATGGCGAACTTCACTTTCTGCAAAAGTGCCACCTACATCATCAATTTCAGGTTTTGGAAAATAGCGATACAAATCACCCCAAAAACGTTTAACACTAACCTCAACTTGAGAAATAGCTAACATTGCACGAGTTAAAACACTACGCTCTTTTTCATTTATGACTGTTTTATAATCTTGAATATCACCCGTAAAATTAAATTCAGTATGTAACCAATAAGAATGACGAATTGCATCTTTAAACTCCAATAATTCAGGGTATTCATAGGGTTTAATTTGGATTCGTTTTTCAAAAAGATTTCTCGACATAATAGCTCTATATTTTGGTTGAAAATAACCGCTAATATACAATAAAAATCAACTTTAAGCTAATAATAATTATTATTATCCATAAAAGAATATTTACAAAAAAATTGTTTTGAGCCACAATACCCACAACATCTATTTTTGATAAAATTTACATAATGAAAACGACATTTATTTACCCTAATAGTACCCTTATTGCAGGCGTTGACGAAGTAGGACGTGGTCCTCTTGTTGGAGCCGTTGTTACAGCAGCGGTGATCCTCGACCCTCACAATCCGATCGCAGGTTTAATGGATTCTAAAAAACTGTCTGAAAAACGCCGTGAAGCCTTAGCAGAAGAAATAAAACAAAAAGCCCTTTGTTGGTCTTTAGGCAGAGCTGAACCAGAGGAAATTGATAAGTTGAATATTTTAAATGCTACAATGCTAGCTATGCAACGAGCAGTAAAAGCACTAACTATACAACCTAATTTTGTATTAGTTGATGGCAACCGAACACCTGATTTTTCAATACCCTCACAAGCAATAATAAAAGGAGATAATTTGGTTGCTGAAATCAGTGCGGCTTCTATTCTCGCAAAATTAGTACGTGATAATGAAATGAAAGAACTAGACAAACTCTTTCCCGAATACGGTTTTGCTAGACACAAAGGCTATCCAACCAAGTTACATTTTGAAAAATTAGCGGAATTTGGAGCAACGCCTTTTCATCGTAAAAGTTTTGCTCCTGTGGCTAAAATTATTGAACAAAAACAAATTTTATAACTTAAAAAATGCTCTGACTTGTTCCACATCTTGTTGAATTTGTTGTTTTAGATCGTTAAAACTAGGAAACTTTATCTCAGAGCGTATTTTTTTTAGAAACACCACTTCAATACTTTGCCCATAAATCGTACGATTAAAGTTAAAAATATGTACTTCTAATAGTGCATTTACACCATTAACTGTTGGTCGATTACCTACATTTGCAATACCATTTAAACATTCATCATTCAGTTTCACCTGCACGGCATAAACGCCGTGAATTGGAACAACAAAACGATCAAGCATTACATTTGCCGTTGGAAAGCCAATGGTTCTCCCTAATTTTTTACCATGAATAATGCGCCCTGCAATAGAGTAAGGTTTTCCTAATAACCGTTCTGCCAGTGCCAAATCATCATTTTGTAGTGCCTTTCGAATAAAAGTACTACTCACTCGTTGATGGTTAAAATGATAGGTTTGATGGTCTTCCACAATAAAACCGTATTTTTTACCTGCCTGTTTTAACGTATCAAAATCCCCCATCCGCTCAGCACCAAAACGAAAATCATCTCCCACACTTAGATAAGTAACATTAAGTTTTTCTACCAAACACTGATCAATAAATTCTTCCGCTTGCAGGCTTGCAAACTGTTGAGCAAAACGAATACACAACACAAAGTCGATTTCTTCCTGTTTAAGGTAATGTAGTTTATCTCGTAGTCGCATTAAACGAGCTGGAGCGGTAACATTTTTCCCATTTTTTGCAAGTTTTTTAACAAAAAACTCTCTTGGATGAAGCTCAAATAGCATCACTACCGTTGGAACATTAAGCTGTTTCGCTGTCTGTTTTAAACGCAACAAAATCTGTTGATGACCACAATGTACTCCATCAAAATTGCCAATAGTTAAAGCACAACCTTTGGATAAAGTTGGAGCATTTTTTAGATTATAGAGACCTCGAATAAGTTGCATTTTTCCTACTTATTGGCTTCAAACCAACTTTCTAAAATTAAACACGCAGATATAGAATCCACTTTCCCTTTAGTTAGTGCTTTATAGCCCCCTCGAGCAAAGATTTCTTCTTTCGCTGCAACAGTGGTTAAGCGTTCATCTTGTAACTCAACAGGTAAACTAAAGCGTCCATTTAAACGATTAGCAAATTTTTTAGCACGTTGAGTAAGAGGTTGTTCTGTGCCATCCATATTTAACGGTAATCCTACCACTAATAAATCAGGCTTCCATTCTTTTAACACTTGCTCGATTTGTTGCCAATTAGGAATGCCATCTTGTGCTTTAAAAGCAGGTAGTCCCTGTGCTGTTCCAGTGATACTCTGCCCTACTGCACAACCAATACTTTTCGTACCAAAATCAAATGCAATTAACGTTTTGCTCATTAAGCCCGTCCTGCTTTCGCTAACAACATATCAATGCCAAGCAACTGATTCGCCTCATTCCAACGATCCATATAACCTGTTTCAAATAAAGTCTTTTCATTACTCGGTGCAACAATCCAATAGTTACGTGCAATTTCTTGCTCTAATTGTTCAGGAGCCCACGTAGCACAACCTAAACACGCTAAAAATTTTTCAGGGGCATTAGGTTTTCCTAACACATCTAAAATATCACTCGAAACAGTCATCATCACATTAGGTGAAATTTGCTGACTTTGCGCAAAATGTTGTGAAGTTTGGGTATGCAAAATAAAACCTCTATCTTGCTTCACAGGCCCTCCACTCAAAACAATTTGATCTTTGGTATAATCACGCTGATTTGCCATTAAAAAATCCATTTTAGCCAATAATTCCATTACTGAAAGATCCGTTGGTACTGTGATCATTAGTCCCATAGAACCCTCACTATTATGCTCACAGATATAAATGACAGAACGCTCAAAATAATCATCGTCCATATCAGGTGTTGCAATTAAAAAGTGATTTTTCAAATTCATCATTCGCTTAAATCCCCAAAACAAAGTTGCAAAGCAGTAATCGCAGCCAGTGATGCAGTTTCCGTTCTTAATACTCGTTTTCCTAATAGCACTTCTGTAAATCCTTGTTGTTCTGTCATCGCAATTTCATCAGCCGACAACCCACCTTCTGCACCAATCAACAGACGAACACCTGCTTGTGGCACAGTCGTTAATTGCTTAATACCTTGTTTGGCTCGTGGATGTAAATTTAATTTCAGCATTTCATCTTGTTCCTGACACCAATCTGTCAGTTTCATTATCGGACGAATTTCAGGAATAGTGTTACGCCCGCACTGCTCACAGGCTGCAATCGCAATTTTTTGCCACTGCTGTAATTTTTTACCTTGACGATCGCTATCTAACTTAACACCACAACGCTCCGACCAAAGAGGAGTAATTACATTCACACCTAATTCAACGGATTTTTGAATGGTAAATTCCATACGATCGCCACGAGAAATCACTTGCCCCAAATGAATCGGAAAATGAGATTCACGATCATCAAAAGTTTGCGATAAAATCTCAACTTCAACACGTTTTTTAGTGGTTTCCGTAATCACAGCGTCAAAAGTGTGGCTCGAACCATCAAACAGGATCAACTCCTGCCCCACATTCATACGCAATACACGCCCAACGTGATTCGCTGCGTCCTCACTCAAACTACATTCTTTTTTCCCTGCTAATGGTGCTGGGTGGTAAATTCTTGGTTTTCTCATTGTTATTATATTTTCTCTAAAATTATTTATCTTCTATAAATCTCATCTAGAATTTTACTTGCTCAAGCTAGCAACTCATTAATATTTTGGTATATATTCTAAATAGTATACTATTACCATTTTTTCCATTATTATGTCTTGTTGTACTAAATATAATAATTAAAGAGCAAACAAACCTGCAATTATAGAAAATAGCTCAGCACCTAAAACTATAAACTCACCAGTCTCTTTTAACTTTTCTCTAGAAGGCTTTGGTAAATTTGTTAATTTTGATAATCCTTTTAAAGTGTTTTCTTCATTATCACAATTTTCATCCATATTTTTAGTACTGTATTTCTTCAATATATTTACTACTTCTTCTATCTTACTACTAATATTCTGCTCACTAATAGATAAATAAAGATTTTTTTGAGATCTTGTTATAAGTACATAGATTTTTCTAAAAAATATATTTTTATCGGAATTATAAGATGTATGTAAAAAACTATTAAAACTATGAATAATAATATTTTTTGCTTCAAGACCTTTGACTGATTGCATAGTCATCACTCTAATAACATCATCTTTATTAATTTTTCTTACAATATCTTCAATTATTGCTTTTTGATTTTTTGAATGTGTTAAAACTATTGTTTCTTCTTTTTGCTTTTTAAGTAAATTTTCTAAGTCTATAAATTTATCCCAATCATCAATATAAATATTTCCATCCTCTAATACACAATTTATATCATTTAAAAAATCATTATTTAAATATTTTGCTCTTTTATAATATTGATTTATCTTTGTATCTTTAGATAGAATTTCAAAAGCACATTTTGATATATTCGAAGGTGTTCTATAAACATTCTTAAGATTTTTAACCCTACCTTGCATTGAAATTTTTTCAAATTTAGGATGATGGAAAACCTGAGCAATACTATCCATAGAATATGGATAAAATTTTTGAGCTTCATCTATAAAAAAAATACAATCTTGAATTTCTTCATAAATTAGGCGAATAAATGCTTTTGGCATATCTTGTGTTTCATCACAAATAACATAATCTATTGGGTTGAATTTTAAATATTCTTTTAGTTTTTTTCTAAATTCTGAAATAGCAACATCCCCTTCAAAGACTTCAAATTTATCTTCTATATAGCTATTTTCATCCAACCCTATCCTTTTATAATCAAATTTTATTTCTTTTAAAAAACCTAAAATAGATTTTATATTTATATTTTTCTTATATTTATTTTCTTCAAAAATATTTTCTAAATTGTTGACTAATTTTTTATTAAAACATAAAACTAAAAATTTCTCACTACAATCTTTATGTAATCTATTATTAATAAAATGACTTAAAATTACAGTTTTACCAGTACCAGCAACACCTCTAATAATTCTAAATCCATCAGTATAGCCATTTAAAACACTTAACTGTTTATGGTCAAAAAAAAGTATTTCATCATTACTGATGATTGGTAATATTTTATCTTTTGTTTTTGCAATTTTTTTCTTATCTATCAATAAGGATGCAACCTCTAAAAACTGTTTTTTATTTGGTAAACATGTCACTTGAGTCTTAAAAAATCTTTTGAAATTTTCTTTTGCCTGTAAATCTTCTTTAAAGAAAGAATTAATTTTATATGCATTTAAACTCGCGTGTTCTTTAAAAAACTCTCTAGCATCTTCATAAGTTAAAGAAGGGAATATAATTCTAAACTCTACATTAATAGGCACTTCACCTAGCCTATCTTTAATTTTTCCTAATAACAAATTACGATATTGTTTTGCTTGTTCAAAGGGATTATTTTTACTTATATCTAATTTAGTCCAATTCTTAACTTCAATAACAAATATTCCATATACAGGATGTAGAAGAATAACATCAACTTCTCTACTTGAATTAAAATCTTCAATTTGAATTTTAGGAAGAATAAAAAAATTACTATATTTTCCTTTCCCTTTTAGTAATTTTGTTATTGCTTCTATTACTTCAACTTCTCCATTATTTCCTTTTGATATTCTTTGAAAAACATTTAATAAAGATTTCATTTTCCTTGCTCCTAAATTTACATCGTATGATTTAAGCTACAATCAACTATCAAAATATCATTTCTATTTTTTAACGTAATATTTGTATTATCTCAACTTCAACGTCACTAACCCCACCAACACCAACATCAAAGTAATAATCCAAAATCGCATAATTACACGTGGTTCTGGCCAGCCTTTGAGTTCAAAGTGATGATGAATAGGTGCCATTCTGAAAATACGTTTTCCTCGTAGTTTAAATGACCCAACTTGTAAAAGAACAGAAAGGGTT
This DNA window, taken from Pasteurella skyensis, encodes the following:
- the ribF gene encoding bifunctional riboflavin kinase/FAD synthetase, whose translation is MQLIRGLYNLKNAPTLSKGCALTIGNFDGVHCGHQQILLRLKQTAKQLNVPTVVMLFELHPREFFVKKLAKNGKNVTAPARLMRLRDKLHYLKQEEIDFVLCIRFAQQFASLQAEEFIDQCLVEKLNVTYLSVGDDFRFGAERMGDFDTLKQAGKKYGFIVEDHQTYHFNHQRVSSTFIRKALQNDDLALAERLLGKPYSIAGRIIHGKKLGRTIGFPTANVMLDRFVVPIHGVYAVQVKLNDECLNGIANVGNRPTVNGVNALLEVHIFNFNRTIYGQSIEVVFLKKIRSEIKFPSFNDLKQQIQQDVEQVRAFFKL
- the ruvX gene encoding Holliday junction resolvase RuvX: MSKTLIAFDFGTKSIGCAVGQSITGTAQGLPAFKAQDGIPNWQQIEQVLKEWKPDLLVVGLPLNMDGTEQPLTQRAKKFANRLNGRFSLPVELQDERLTTVAAKEEIFARGGYKALTKGKVDSISACLILESWFEANK
- a CDS encoding YqgE/AlgH family protein; protein product: MMNLKNHFLIATPDMDDDYFERSVIYICEHNSEGSMGLMITVPTDLSVMELLAKMDFLMANQRDYTKDQIVLSGGPVKQDRGFILHTQTSQHFAQSQQISPNVMMTVSSDILDVLGKPNAPEKFLACLGCATWAPEQLEQEIARNYWIVAPSNEKTLFETGYMDRWNEANQLLGIDMLLAKAGRA
- the rsmE gene encoding 16S rRNA (uracil(1498)-N(3))-methyltransferase: MRKPRIYHPAPLAGKKECSLSEDAANHVGRVLRMNVGQELILFDGSSHTFDAVITETTKKRVEVEILSQTFDDRESHFPIHLGQVISRGDRMEFTIQKSVELGVNVITPLWSERCGVKLDSDRQGKKLQQWQKIAIAACEQCGRNTIPEIRPIMKLTDWCQEQDEMLKLNLHPRAKQGIKQLTTVPQAGVRLLIGAEGGLSADEIAMTEQQGFTEVLLGKRVLRTETASLAAITALQLCFGDLSE
- a CDS encoding nuclease-related domain-containing DEAD/DEAH box helicase encodes the protein MKSLLNVFQRISKGNNGEVEVIEAITKLLKGKGKYSNFFILPKIQIEDFNSSREVDVILLHPVYGIFVIEVKNWTKLDISKNNPFEQAKQYRNLLLGKIKDRLGEVPINVEFRIIFPSLTYEDAREFFKEHASLNAYKINSFFKEDLQAKENFKRFFKTQVTCLPNKKQFLEVASLLIDKKKIAKTKDKILPIISNDEILFFDHKQLSVLNGYTDGFRIIRGVAGTGKTVILSHFINNRLHKDCSEKFLVLCFNKKLVNNLENIFEENKYKKNINIKSILGFLKEIKFDYKRIGLDENSYIEDKFEVFEGDVAISEFRKKLKEYLKFNPIDYVICDETQDMPKAFIRLIYEEIQDCIFFIDEAQKFYPYSMDSIAQVFHHPKFEKISMQGRVKNLKNVYRTPSNISKCAFEILSKDTKINQYYKRAKYLNNDFLNDINCVLEDGNIYIDDWDKFIDLENLLKKQKEETIVLTHSKNQKAIIEDIVRKINKDDVIRVMTMQSVKGLEAKNIIIHSFNSFLHTSYNSDKNIFFRKIYVLITRSQKNLYLSISEQNISSKIEEVVNILKKYSTKNMDENCDNEENTLKGLSKLTNLPKPSREKLKETGEFIVLGAELFSIIAGLFAL